A single region of the Branchiostoma lanceolatum isolate klBraLanc5 chromosome 1, klBraLanc5.hap2, whole genome shotgun sequence genome encodes:
- the LOC136442938 gene encoding large ribosomal subunit protein uL23-like translates to MPPKKGAKGAAKGAAAKTEAKPAEKPAAKPAAKSAGKGKAAAKPTAKKDAKAPSKRPAPKSVKTVGQVTKAKAEALKAKKAVLRGVHDKRQKKIRTKVRFRRPKTLKTKRMPKYPRKSAPRLNKFDQYAIIKHPLTTESAMKKIEDNNTLVFIVDIKANKPKIKMAVKKLYDIEVAKVNTLIRPDGQKKAYVRLAPDYDALDVANKIGII, encoded by the exons ATGCCGCCGAAGAAGG GTGCGAAGGGGGCCGCCAAAGGCGCGGCTGCCAAGACTGAAGCCAAGCCAGCAGAGAAGCCTGCAGCGAAACCTGCAGCCAAGTCTGCGGGCAAGGGGAAGGCAGCAGCCAAACCTACAGCCAAGAAGGATGCCAAGGCACCATCCAAGAGACCTGCACCCAAGTCTGTCAAGACTGTGGGACAGGTCACTAAG GCCAAGGCGGAAGCTCTGAAGGCTAAGAAGGCAGTCCTGCGTGGGGTGCACGACAAGAGACAAAAGAAGATCAGGACCAAGGTTCGCTTCAGGCGGCCCAAGACCCTCAAGACCAAGAGGATGCCCAAGTACCCCCGCAAGAGTGCCCCCAGGTTAAACAA GTTTGACCAGTATGCCATCATTAAGCATCCCCTCACCACTGAGTCTGCAATGAAGAAGATTGAGGACAACAACACGCTGGTCTTCATCGTTGATATCAAAGCCAACAAACCCAAGATCAAGATGGCCGTCAAAAAGCTGTACGACATCGAAGTGGCCAAGGTCAACACACTTATTAG GCCAGATGGACAGAAAAAGGCCTACGTACGGCTAGCTCCAGACTATGACGCACTAGATGTTGCAAACAAG ATTGGCATCATCTAA